A genomic segment from Echeneis naucrates chromosome 20, fEcheNa1.1, whole genome shotgun sequence encodes:
- the vill gene encoding villin-1 isoform X1, whose product MESRTKSKNERPWSKETARPSLRQTQHKFSRMMSDDNQDAFKNVSRKPGLQTWTINNMQMVPVPPQGFGNFFEGDCYIVLYISEKGSGQSTDIHYWIGKASSQDEQGAAAIYVTQLDEYLGGSPVQHREVQGSESPRFRSYFRNGIIYKKGGVASGFRHVDTNAYNVLRLLHVKGRKNVTATEVEVSWNSFNNGDIFLLDVGKAIVQWNGPQSNRREKLKAVLLAQDIRDRERGGRAQIGVVEGGDEQDSPELMKVMTAVLGQRTGHLKDAIPDEKPGQVQKTNVRLYHVFENSGNLVVQEVATQPLTQDLLHSSDCYIVDQSGSSVMVWKGKLASKQERREALNRAMGYIKAKNYPSSTTVEVMTEGGESAMFKHLFKSWRDKGQTQGLGTTHSVGKIAKVDQVKFDVMELHARPELAAQQRMVDDASGDVKVWRIENLELADVNPSTYGQFYGGDCYLVLYTYQRSNQQQHILYMWQGRHATKDEITACAYQAVNIDNKYNGAPVQVRVIMGKEPRHFLAIFKGNLIIFMGGTGRPGVVNPEAGARLFQVRGTNELNTKATEVPARASSLNTNDVFLLKTDHVCYLWYGKGCSGDERVMGRAMSDVLSRQDKQVVMEGQEPAEFWVALGGKAPYASDKRLQREEPPHSPRLFECSNQTGQFRMTEVDDFAQSDLDEEDVMLLDTWEEIFLWVGKFANKHETKEAWNSAQEYLRTHPAGRDPDTPIIFVRQGYEPPTFTGWFNAWDPHKWSGGNSYEEMKKKLSGAASLSQITVDLNNSSLSPAGNSGSGYRAPGGPVSSPPVYRVHGGDWSPRPSTPTSPSTQRVQSSKNMSPSVSFSPSSQVDGGMSPSAGNSGMYMDPDLLINKSPSELPKGVEASQREAYLSDADFENLLGTSRSDFQRLPKWRQNDLKKKAGLF is encoded by the exons ATGGAGTCCAGGACCAAATCTAAAAATGAAAGGCCATGGTCAAAG GAGACAGCCAGGCCTTCACTTCGCCAGACCCAACACAAG TTCAGTAGAATGATGAGCGATGACAATCAAGATGCTTTCAAAAACGTCTCCCGGAAGCCTGGCCTTCAGACATGGACCATCAAT AACATGCAGATGGTGCCTGTTCCACCACAAGGCTTCGGTAACTTCTTTGAGGGAGACTGTTACATTGTTCTGTAT ATAAGTGAGAAGGGCTCGGGCCAGTCAACTGATATTCACTACTGGATAGGAAAGGCCTCCTCTCAGGATGAGCAAGGGGCAGCTGCCATCTATGTCACCCAGCTGGACGAGTACCTGGGTGGGAGTCCAGTCCAGCACAGGGAGGTGCAGGGCAGTGAGTCACCCCGATTCAGGAGCTACTTCAGAAATGGCATCAT CTACAAAAAGGGTGGAGTTGCCTCAGGTTTCCGCCATGTTGACACAAATGCCTACAATGTCCTGCGATTGCTGCACGTCAAAGGGAGGAAGAATGTCACAGCAACAGAG GTGGAGGTGTCATGGAACAGCTTTAACAACGGAGATATATTTCTTCTGGATGTGGGAAAAGCCATTGTACAGTGGAACGGCCCCCAGAGCAACAGGAGAGAGAAGCTCAAG GCAGTGTTGTTGGCTCAGGATATCcgtgacagggagagaggaggtcGAGCTCAGATTGGCGtggtggagggaggagatgagCAGGACTCACCAGAGCTGATGAAGGTCATGACGGCCGTGCTGGGCCAAAGAACTGGCCATCTGAAGGACGCCATTCCTGACGAAAAACCTGGTCAGGTGCAGAAAACCAACGTCAGACTGTACCA TGTTTTTGAAAATAGTGGGAATCTAGTGGTTCAAGAAGTTGCCACACAGCCTCTAACACAAGACCTGCTGCATTCCTCT GATTGTTACATCGTGGACCAGAGCGGCTCTAGTGTGATGGTGTGGAAAGGCAAACTGGCCTCCAAGCAAGAACGACGGGAAGCTCTGAACAGAGCAATG GGCTACATTAAAGCCAAGAACTACCCGTCCAGCACCACCGTAGAGGTCATGACGGAGGGAGGAGAGTCGGCGATGTTCAAGCACTTGTTCAAATCCTGGAGGGATAAAGGGCAGACTCAGGGTCTGGGCACCACCCACAGTGTGGGAAAGATAG CAAAAGTTGACCAAGTGAAGTTTGATGTGATGGAGCTCCATGCACGTCCTGaactggcagcacagcagcgcATGGTGGACGATGCATCTGGAGACGTTAAG GTGTGGCGCATCGAGAACTTGGAACTGGCTGACGTAAATCCGAGCACCTACGGGCAGTTCTACGGAGGAGACTGCTACTTGGTGTTATACACATATCAAAGatcaaaccagcagcagcacatcctCTACATGTGGCAG GGCCGCCATGCAACTAAAGATGAGATCACTGCATGTGCATACCAGGCAGTCAATATTGATAACAAATACAATGGAGCGCCGGTCCAGGTCAGAGTGATCATGGGAAAGGAGCCGCGCCACTTCCTGGCAATTTTCAAGGGAAACCTCATCATCTTCATG GGAGGTACAGGGCGCCCAGGTGTAGTAAACCCTGAAGCTGGTGCCAGGCTGTTCCAGGTAAGAGGGACTAATGAGCTGAACACCAAGGCCACCGAAGTGCCGGCGAGGGCTTCGTCTCTGAACACTAATGACGTGTTCCTACTGAAGACTGATCACGTGTGCTATCTGTGGTACGGAAAG GGCTGCAGTGGTGATGAAAGGGTGATGGGGAGAGCGATGTCTGATGTGCTGTCCAGGCAGGACAAGCAGGTGGTGATGGAGGGCCAGGAGCCAGCTGAATTCTGGGTTGCTCTGGGAGGAAAGGCCCCCTATGCTAGTGACAAGAG ACTGCAGAGGGAGGAGCCTCCTCACAGCCCCCGGCTGTTTGAATGCTCCAATCAGACGGGTCAGTTTAGGATGACCGAGGTGGACGACTTCGCCCAGAGCGACCTGGACGAGGAGGACGTGATGTTGCTGGACACCTGGGAGgag ATTTTCCTGTGGGTCGGAAAGTTTGCCAACAAGCACGAGACCAAAGAGGCGTGGAACAGTGCACAAGAATACCTGAGGACCCACCCTGCAGGCCGTGACCCCGACACACCCATCATTTTTGTCAGACAGGGGTACGAGCCACCCACTTTCACTGGCTGGTTTAACGCATGGGATCCTCATAAGTGGAGC GGAGGCAACTCCTatgaggagatgaaaaaaaagctGAGTGGTGCTGCATCTCTCTCACAGATCACTGTT GACCTGAATAACTCCAGTCTGAGTCCTGCTGGGAACAGTGGGAGTGGATACCGAGCTCCAGGTGGCCCTGTGAGTTCCCCCCCAGTTTACAGGGTCCATGGAGGCGATTGGTCCCCCAGACCCTCTACTCCCACCAGCCCGTCCAcccagagagtccagtcctctAAGAACATGTCCCCTTCTGTGAGCTTCAGTCCATCATCCCAAGTTGATGGTGGCatgtctccctctgctggaaACTCTGGGATGTATATGGATCCAGATCTGCTCATCAACAAGTCTCCCAGCGAGCTGCCAAAGGGAGTGGAGGCCAGCCAGAGAGAG GCATACCTGTCTGATGCAGATTTTGAGAACCTGCTTGGCACAAGTCGCTCAGACTTCCAGCGTCTCCCCAAGTGGAGGCAGAATGACTTGAAGAAAAAAGCAGGACTTTTCTGA
- the vill gene encoding villin-1 isoform X2, producing MMSDDNQDAFKNVSRKPGLQTWTINNMQMVPVPPQGFGNFFEGDCYIVLYISEKGSGQSTDIHYWIGKASSQDEQGAAAIYVTQLDEYLGGSPVQHREVQGSESPRFRSYFRNGIIYKKGGVASGFRHVDTNAYNVLRLLHVKGRKNVTATEVEVSWNSFNNGDIFLLDVGKAIVQWNGPQSNRREKLKAVLLAQDIRDRERGGRAQIGVVEGGDEQDSPELMKVMTAVLGQRTGHLKDAIPDEKPGQVQKTNVRLYHVFENSGNLVVQEVATQPLTQDLLHSSDCYIVDQSGSSVMVWKGKLASKQERREALNRAMGYIKAKNYPSSTTVEVMTEGGESAMFKHLFKSWRDKGQTQGLGTTHSVGKIAKVDQVKFDVMELHARPELAAQQRMVDDASGDVKVWRIENLELADVNPSTYGQFYGGDCYLVLYTYQRSNQQQHILYMWQGRHATKDEITACAYQAVNIDNKYNGAPVQVRVIMGKEPRHFLAIFKGNLIIFMGGTGRPGVVNPEAGARLFQVRGTNELNTKATEVPARASSLNTNDVFLLKTDHVCYLWYGKGCSGDERVMGRAMSDVLSRQDKQVVMEGQEPAEFWVALGGKAPYASDKRLQREEPPHSPRLFECSNQTGQFRMTEVDDFAQSDLDEEDVMLLDTWEEIFLWVGKFANKHETKEAWNSAQEYLRTHPAGRDPDTPIIFVRQGYEPPTFTGWFNAWDPHKWSGGNSYEEMKKKLSGAASLSQITVDLNNSSLSPAGNSGSGYRAPGGPVSSPPVYRVHGGDWSPRPSTPTSPSTQRVQSSKNMSPSVSFSPSSQVDGGMSPSAGNSGMYMDPDLLINKSPSELPKGVEASQREAYLSDADFENLLGTSRSDFQRLPKWRQNDLKKKAGLF from the exons ATGATGAGCGATGACAATCAAGATGCTTTCAAAAACGTCTCCCGGAAGCCTGGCCTTCAGACATGGACCATCAAT AACATGCAGATGGTGCCTGTTCCACCACAAGGCTTCGGTAACTTCTTTGAGGGAGACTGTTACATTGTTCTGTAT ATAAGTGAGAAGGGCTCGGGCCAGTCAACTGATATTCACTACTGGATAGGAAAGGCCTCCTCTCAGGATGAGCAAGGGGCAGCTGCCATCTATGTCACCCAGCTGGACGAGTACCTGGGTGGGAGTCCAGTCCAGCACAGGGAGGTGCAGGGCAGTGAGTCACCCCGATTCAGGAGCTACTTCAGAAATGGCATCAT CTACAAAAAGGGTGGAGTTGCCTCAGGTTTCCGCCATGTTGACACAAATGCCTACAATGTCCTGCGATTGCTGCACGTCAAAGGGAGGAAGAATGTCACAGCAACAGAG GTGGAGGTGTCATGGAACAGCTTTAACAACGGAGATATATTTCTTCTGGATGTGGGAAAAGCCATTGTACAGTGGAACGGCCCCCAGAGCAACAGGAGAGAGAAGCTCAAG GCAGTGTTGTTGGCTCAGGATATCcgtgacagggagagaggaggtcGAGCTCAGATTGGCGtggtggagggaggagatgagCAGGACTCACCAGAGCTGATGAAGGTCATGACGGCCGTGCTGGGCCAAAGAACTGGCCATCTGAAGGACGCCATTCCTGACGAAAAACCTGGTCAGGTGCAGAAAACCAACGTCAGACTGTACCA TGTTTTTGAAAATAGTGGGAATCTAGTGGTTCAAGAAGTTGCCACACAGCCTCTAACACAAGACCTGCTGCATTCCTCT GATTGTTACATCGTGGACCAGAGCGGCTCTAGTGTGATGGTGTGGAAAGGCAAACTGGCCTCCAAGCAAGAACGACGGGAAGCTCTGAACAGAGCAATG GGCTACATTAAAGCCAAGAACTACCCGTCCAGCACCACCGTAGAGGTCATGACGGAGGGAGGAGAGTCGGCGATGTTCAAGCACTTGTTCAAATCCTGGAGGGATAAAGGGCAGACTCAGGGTCTGGGCACCACCCACAGTGTGGGAAAGATAG CAAAAGTTGACCAAGTGAAGTTTGATGTGATGGAGCTCCATGCACGTCCTGaactggcagcacagcagcgcATGGTGGACGATGCATCTGGAGACGTTAAG GTGTGGCGCATCGAGAACTTGGAACTGGCTGACGTAAATCCGAGCACCTACGGGCAGTTCTACGGAGGAGACTGCTACTTGGTGTTATACACATATCAAAGatcaaaccagcagcagcacatcctCTACATGTGGCAG GGCCGCCATGCAACTAAAGATGAGATCACTGCATGTGCATACCAGGCAGTCAATATTGATAACAAATACAATGGAGCGCCGGTCCAGGTCAGAGTGATCATGGGAAAGGAGCCGCGCCACTTCCTGGCAATTTTCAAGGGAAACCTCATCATCTTCATG GGAGGTACAGGGCGCCCAGGTGTAGTAAACCCTGAAGCTGGTGCCAGGCTGTTCCAGGTAAGAGGGACTAATGAGCTGAACACCAAGGCCACCGAAGTGCCGGCGAGGGCTTCGTCTCTGAACACTAATGACGTGTTCCTACTGAAGACTGATCACGTGTGCTATCTGTGGTACGGAAAG GGCTGCAGTGGTGATGAAAGGGTGATGGGGAGAGCGATGTCTGATGTGCTGTCCAGGCAGGACAAGCAGGTGGTGATGGAGGGCCAGGAGCCAGCTGAATTCTGGGTTGCTCTGGGAGGAAAGGCCCCCTATGCTAGTGACAAGAG ACTGCAGAGGGAGGAGCCTCCTCACAGCCCCCGGCTGTTTGAATGCTCCAATCAGACGGGTCAGTTTAGGATGACCGAGGTGGACGACTTCGCCCAGAGCGACCTGGACGAGGAGGACGTGATGTTGCTGGACACCTGGGAGgag ATTTTCCTGTGGGTCGGAAAGTTTGCCAACAAGCACGAGACCAAAGAGGCGTGGAACAGTGCACAAGAATACCTGAGGACCCACCCTGCAGGCCGTGACCCCGACACACCCATCATTTTTGTCAGACAGGGGTACGAGCCACCCACTTTCACTGGCTGGTTTAACGCATGGGATCCTCATAAGTGGAGC GGAGGCAACTCCTatgaggagatgaaaaaaaagctGAGTGGTGCTGCATCTCTCTCACAGATCACTGTT GACCTGAATAACTCCAGTCTGAGTCCTGCTGGGAACAGTGGGAGTGGATACCGAGCTCCAGGTGGCCCTGTGAGTTCCCCCCCAGTTTACAGGGTCCATGGAGGCGATTGGTCCCCCAGACCCTCTACTCCCACCAGCCCGTCCAcccagagagtccagtcctctAAGAACATGTCCCCTTCTGTGAGCTTCAGTCCATCATCCCAAGTTGATGGTGGCatgtctccctctgctggaaACTCTGGGATGTATATGGATCCAGATCTGCTCATCAACAAGTCTCCCAGCGAGCTGCCAAAGGGAGTGGAGGCCAGCCAGAGAGAG GCATACCTGTCTGATGCAGATTTTGAGAACCTGCTTGGCACAAGTCGCTCAGACTTCCAGCGTCTCCCCAAGTGGAGGCAGAATGACTTGAAGAAAAAAGCAGGACTTTTCTGA